In bacterium, the sequence ATTATACCCGTAAAAGGTGATACAGTAATGCTGCAGTATATTGCAAGCAGCGGTTTTGATGCTGAAAAAATGGCAGTTATTGACGGAAAGCCTGAAATGCAGATTGAGCCGTCAGATTCGAATTATGCAGAAATTACAGAAAAAGGGATACAGAATATAAAGATAGACGCAAGAGCAGCAACGCCCTGCCTTATGGTTTTAAGCGAAGTTTATTATCCTGCGGGATGGAAAGCCTATGTTGACGGGGATCAGGTAAAAATAGAAAGGGTAAATTATGCGTTCAGAGGTGTCTATCTTAAACCGGGCAGACATCATGTGGAATTTATTTTTAAACCCGAAAGCTTCACAAGAGGATTATGGGCAAGCATTGTAAGTTTCGGATTGCTCATTGCAGGTGCTGTTTTCGGTTTTATTAAAGAGAAAAAAAGGAAGAGGGCATAGGAAAAGGGAGAATTATGAGGTCTGTATTACGCCGTTTCCCGGGCGGATTTAAAAGTATACTTTTCATCCTCGCAGTGGGCAGCGGGCTGATCCTCCATTTTTATACTCAAAACGTTATTGAGCGGTTGCGGGAGGAATCACGCGCTTTTGTTCTGTTCTATGCTAATATGTATGCAAGAGCCGCAGAGACAGAGAGCGTGGAGGATCTAAGTTTTATTTTTGACAAAATAATTTTAAAAACTCATTTCCCGCTTATCTATACTGATTTTGAAAATAATCCGCTCATGTGGAAAGGTATTGGCGTTAACCCCGAAGACCGTTCTGATGAAGCTACGGAAAAAGTTAAAAGTATAATTCACAGCCTTGGCAAGGAGTTTGAACCTGTTTTGGTACATTATAAAAATCTTGTTCTCGGTAAATTGTACTACGGAGATTCTCAGCTGATTAATCAGCTGCGGTTACTTCCCTATGTTGAAGGAGGAATAGTTGTAATTTTTATTGTTGTGGGTTTTATAGGATTTGCAAACATAAAGCGGAGTGAACAGAGGCATATCTGGGTGGGAATGGCAAAGGAGACAGCACATCAGCTTGGGACCCCTATATCTTCGTTAATGGGATGGCTTGAAGTTATAAAAGAAGAGAATGAGGATGGCGGAACCAGTGTAGTGCAGGAGATGGAGAAGGATGTCAGAAGGCTGCATCAGGTTGCAACAAGATTTTCTCAAATTGGTTCCAAACCGAATATCAAGCCAAATGACATTGCAGATATTGTAAAAGCTACTGTTGAATATCTGCGCCGCAGGCTGCCGCACCTTGGGAAGAATGTTGTTATTAACGAACATTATGAGGATGTACCAAAAGTGCTTGTTACTCCGGATCTTTTTCAATGGGCACTTGAAAATATGCTGAAAAACAGCCTTGATGCAATGGATAAGGATGATTGTATAATAGATGTGGTTCTCGGGAATCAAAAAAACAGGAAATCTGTTTTTATAGAAGTGAAAGATAACGGCAAAGGAATGGATTTAAGAAAGCGAAGGCATATTTTTAAACCCGGATTTTCAACAAAGAAGCGGGGATGGGGCCTTGGCCTGACTCTTGCTAAAAGGATTATTGAAGAGTATCACATGGGCAGGTTATACGTAAAAGAGTCAAGGCCGGGAGTAGGTACTGTGATGCGTATAGAACTAAGGGTATGATGTTAAAATCAGAAGTGATGATCGGTTTTTCACCGGCAATGGAGGTGATTAAGTGAAGAAAATATACATCCACGAATTACACCAATTAACACTAATTAAAAATAGTGATAGAATTTTCTCCCTGTCTATGCCTCCCCCTGTGATGTCGTTTCGAATAAGCTGTGGAGTAAATTCATGAATTTGCTCTGACTGAAAAATCTTTTTAGTGAACGGTGGATAGTGAATTGGCCGCTCACCGCTTACACCATTTTTCCCTTCAGCCCTTGGTTTCCCGCTAAAAGCATGCGGGAAAGACGGAAAGTGCGTAAAGTTATAAAGTTGCAGAGAACAGTCTCGACTGTTTTATGCATATCTCACAAATGTTCTTTTTTCGGATTTATTGTTAAAAAGCATTGAAAAATTCAGAAAAAAATTGTATTTTGTATTATAGTTATTTAAGAAGATATCAAAAAAATAATCGGTAGTAAATATGAATAAAAAAAATCATATCAACTATTGGCGTGAAAGTTCACGGCATGATTTGGAATCTGCTAAAAGCATGTTTGATTCGGCAAGATATGATTGGTGTTTGTTTGCAGGACATTTAGTTTTGGAAAAGATTCTAAAGGCTGTTTTTGTTGATAGAAATGATAATCAAATACCACCCAAGATACATAATCTAGTAAGGCTATCTGAATTATGTAAAATAGAATTGAGTGATAATCAGAAGTTCTATCTAGACAAAATAAATGATTTCAACATCGCAACTCGTTATCCTGATTATAAATTAGAATTTTATAAGAGATGTGATAAAAAATATACGGAAGAATATTTTGGTAAAATCAAGGAGTTTTACAAATGGTTCAACTCCCTTCTGAAATAGAGGAAACAATAAAAAAATATCTTAAATCATTAAAGCAGCATAATGTTCCCGTAAAAGAAGCTATACTATTCGGCAGTTATGCAAAAGGTAATTATCAGGAATGGAGTGATATTGATATTGCCTTGGTTTCTGAAATATTTGTTGGTGACAGGATTAATGATAAAGACAAGATTAGAAGTATTACTCTATCTGTTAGCAGTCAAATTGAAGTAATTCCCTTTTCACCTCAGGATTTTAATGATCAAGATCCGTTTGTGAAAGAAATATTGAAAACAGGTTTAAAAGTAGCTTGATTGGTGAATTGTTTACTGCATAATAAAATACGGCCATGAGGCTGTATAAACAGTACAATCGAGAGGGAGCCTGCAACCGAAGCGATATTAAGAATGGAGTTACAATTTTTAATGAATTGTTTTGATGTAAAAAGACTGCTTCATATTCCGCTTGTGCGGAATATGAAGCAATGACAGCAAAGCGTCAATTCTGTTTTTTCTTAAGTTCCTTATCAATTAAAGCAACAAAGTTTTCAATTTCTTCCTTACTGAATCCGATTTTCTGAGAAATGATTTTTCCGCTTTTATCAATGATAATATTTCTCGGAATAAATTTAGTGGCAAACAGAGAGTAAACAGATCGGTCGGTATCAGGTGCCATTGGAAATGAAACACCTTTTGCTTTTTTAAACTTTATAACTTGTTCCAAGGTGTTTTCTCTGCCTATGGAAATAAGAAAAAAGTTTCTGCTTTTAAATTTTTTCCAGATGTCTTGTTCCAGATACGGCATCTCGGTCTTGCACGGCCCACACCAGTCGGCAAAGAAATTTATCATAACTACCTTGCCTTTAAGCCCGGTCATTGAAACAGTATCCCCGTCAGTTGTTACTACTTTAAAAAATGGGGACTGCTGGCCAATGGTAGTGATTGTGGATTCTTTTTCTTCTTTGTTTTGTGCGGATAAAAATGAATTAAAAACAAGAAGAAGAAAAATAGCGGTTGTCAAAACAGGCTTTTTCATAGTACTGTCCTCAGTTATTAAAAGAATTAATCACGATTATAAATTTATATAATACAATAAAAGATTGCAAAGGATATTTTACTTTTATTTTTTTGCACTCTTTTCTATATTACAGGTACTTAAGACGCAGAGGCAAGAATGGTAGAAAGAATTATTTTAAAAATTGTCAGAAAAATGAGCTGTTCTGAAGATGATTTATCAAAAGATGACTGCAGGGCAAAGATAGGTATGCTTGAAGGTGGAACCAGTATAATAGTGAATTTCGGATTATTCATTCTAAAAGCTGCCCTGGGATTAATGATAGGTTCTCTCTCTCTTACTGCAGATGCGTTCCATACTCTTTCGGATGTACTTACTTCTCTCGTTATTTTTGTTGCTTTTAAAATTTCAAAAAAAGAACCGGATGAAAAACACCCGTTCGGACACGGAAGAATGGAATCAGTTGCTACTTTAATTGTAGCGGTACTGCTTATTGTTGCCGGAGTGGAGTTTTTTCAAATATCCCTTTCAAGAGTGTTGCACCCGAAAGCTGTTGAAGCATCGTGGATAATTATTTTGATTGTACTTGCAACTGTTGTTGTAAAGGAAATGCTTGCACGCTTTTCAAGAGAGCTCGGAAAAGCTGTTAATTCCGCAGCACTTGAGGCTGATTTCTGGCATCACAGAATGGATGCGATCTCTTCACTTTTTGTAATTGCTGCACTTGCAGGTCAGCGATTCGGCTTTGAGCGTCTGGACGGAATTGCAGGAATCTTCGTTTCCATACTTGTAGCCTATACCGGATGGGATATTGCAAAGAGAGGTATTGATGAGATATTGGGCACAAGGCCTGATCGTAATTTTGTTGCCAAAATTAAAGGGGCTGTAAAAGAATTTCCTGGTGTTTATGATATTCACGATATGGTAATTCATAAATACGGAACAAAAATAATCCTCTCTTTTCATGTTGAAATTCCGGATTCATTCACTTTTAAGGAAGCCCATAATATTGCTGACAGGGTTGAAAAAAGCATTAATAAAAAATTTAATACATTCTGTACAATCCATATTGATCCTGTTAATATAAATGACCCTGAATTGATACAGTACCGTGAAAATATATCAGAACTGATAAACGAAAGATACAAGGGGGAAATTACATTTCATGATTTACGTCTTGTGGGAGATGGTATTGTAAAGAATCTTTTGTTTGACATCCAGTGTGCTCCTGACATGGGGGCGAAAGATACGAGGAACGCTGTAAAGTATTTGGAATCAGGGTTGTACAGTAAATTTTCCGAATTAAATGACATAATAATTGAAATTGAGCCTGCATATGCTATGTAAAAAACGAGAAAATCGTAAAAAAAGAGCTTCAAAGATTTTTACAGGAGCTGTAATTCTCTTTTCCGGAATAATAATTTCTGCAATAGGAGGAGAATCAATCAGAGTCTCCAATACGTCAGGTATGGGGTGTACAGTATCTTTTAATATTCAGAGCCTT encodes:
- a CDS encoding cation transporter; the protein is MVERIILKIVRKMSCSEDDLSKDDCRAKIGMLEGGTSIIVNFGLFILKAALGLMIGSLSLTADAFHTLSDVLTSLVIFVAFKISKKEPDEKHPFGHGRMESVATLIVAVLLIVAGVEFFQISLSRVLHPKAVEASWIIILIVLATVVVKEMLARFSRELGKAVNSAALEADFWHHRMDAISSLFVIAALAGQRFGFERLDGIAGIFVSILVAYTGWDIAKRGIDEILGTRPDRNFVAKIKGAVKEFPGVYDIHDMVIHKYGTKIILSFHVEIPDSFTFKEAHNIADRVEKSINKKFNTFCTIHIDPVNINDPELIQYRENISELINERYKGEITFHDLRLVGDGIVKNLLFDIQCAPDMGAKDTRNAVKYLESGLYSKFSELNDIIIEIEPAYAM
- a CDS encoding HAMP domain-containing histidine kinase translates to MRSVLRRFPGGFKSILFILAVGSGLILHFYTQNVIERLREESRAFVLFYANMYARAAETESVEDLSFIFDKIILKTHFPLIYTDFENNPLMWKGIGVNPEDRSDEATEKVKSIIHSLGKEFEPVLVHYKNLVLGKLYYGDSQLINQLRLLPYVEGGIVVIFIVVGFIGFANIKRSEQRHIWVGMAKETAHQLGTPISSLMGWLEVIKEENEDGGTSVVQEMEKDVRRLHQVATRFSQIGSKPNIKPNDIADIVKATVEYLRRRLPHLGKNVVINEHYEDVPKVLVTPDLFQWALENMLKNSLDAMDKDDCIIDVVLGNQKNRKSVFIEVKDNGKGMDLRKRRHIFKPGFSTKKRGWGLGLTLAKRIIEEYHMGRLYVKESRPGVGTVMRIELRV
- a CDS encoding redoxin domain-containing protein produces the protein MKKPVLTTAIFLLLVFNSFLSAQNKEEKESTITTIGQQSPFFKVVTTDGDTVSMTGLKGKVVMINFFADWCGPCKTEMPYLEQDIWKKFKSRNFFLISIGRENTLEQVIKFKKAKGVSFPMAPDTDRSVYSLFATKFIPRNIIIDKSGKIISQKIGFSKEEIENFVALIDKELKKKQN
- a CDS encoding HEPN domain-containing protein, yielding MNKKNHINYWRESSRHDLESAKSMFDSARYDWCLFAGHLVLEKILKAVFVDRNDNQIPPKIHNLVRLSELCKIELSDNQKFYLDKINDFNIATRYPDYKLEFYKRCDKKYTEEYFGKIKEFYKWFNSLLK
- a CDS encoding nucleotidyltransferase domain-containing protein: MVQLPSEIEETIKKYLKSLKQHNVPVKEAILFGSYAKGNYQEWSDIDIALVSEIFVGDRINDKDKIRSITLSVSSQIEVIPFSPQDFNDQDPFVKEILKTGLKVA